GAGGATACGATCCTGTGTTTCAATTTATTACTGTACATcagcttgagaggaaaaaaaggagtgttTGGAGAGTAACACTAAAAATATCGGGTTGGGGGGcatttttgggtttgggttttttggtggttggtttttttcgtAATTATTGTGTGTCTTGCACTCTCATGTGAAGCAAtgctggagaaagaggaaaataagaataGAGACAGAGCCAACTATAATTTGTTTCCTTCATTAGCCTAAACTGGGAGCTCTGAAAACAATCTGACAGTCCTCAATCCTAAAATCCAGTCACTGCTAAGGAAGATATGGTGATGATTCATGAACATGTAATTGCAATTTTAGATCAGATCAGAGGCCTACATACTCCATACGTTATTTGACAGTTACCAGTATGTgattctgcagaggaaaatgcaagGAATCCCAGAAAAGACAATTGCGTGGTAAAAAACTTGTAGAGGAAACATCTGAGAATCGTACAGTAATTTAAGagtggaagggacctgtggaggttatctggtccaacctcctgctaaAAGCAGGGCTGATCAGCTGCATTTTCCAATCGCCAAGGGTTTTTGTGCCCTCCCTGGGCACAGCGATCTCAAACGCTGACTAGAGGGGAGTAGTCCCTTGACTGCCTGGCTAGTAGAGCCCCGGATGCAGCGGTCTGTCATTGCTGCAAGGGCATGCTACTGACTCCTGTTCGGTCTGTCTCCCAGACCCCCCtgttctttttctgcagagctgttacCCATCCAGTCAGTCCCCACCCTGTGCTGTTGCTTGAGGTTATTGGGCCCAAgtggcaggactttgcatttgtttttgttgaacttcatgaggttcctgttaaCTCATTCCTCCAGCCAGCTGAGGTCTCTCTGAACGGCAGCCCTGTCCTCCAGCATGTTTAGTGCTCCCTTCagttggtgtcatctgcaaacttgctctCCCTTTGCATCACACAGGTTACTGAAATTGTTAAATAGTATTAGCCTCTGTGTTAACCCCAAGGAATGCCAGCCACAACCAGCCAGTAATTGGACCTGCAACTATTGACCATAGTGCTTTCTACCTGGCAGTCCATCCAGTTTTTCACACTTCTTGGAGCCTGCTTCAAGGCTCACCAGTTAAACTTTGGACTGTGTTATGAAGTAAAACAGATTATATcagtttaaaacattaaaaaaaaacaaagtaaaacctTCTTAACTTCTTTTAAGCTGCAGAAATATACAGTGATATAAAGGCATCAGTCTTTAAATGCATCAGGACCTACCTTTTTAACTTTGCATCTGAGCAGAGAAGTACTGAGAACTTGTGAGCTGAAGTTAAGCATGGTACATGAAATTTCTGGATAGACTCTCAAGGGATTTGAAAAAGTTCGGCATGTTTTTACTTAAGCTTTTTTTAGTCTGTCCCCTGAGCTCAATTCTCACATTGAGATATGAATAAATTAGTGGGTACTAAGATAACTGCCAGGTTGTTCATTGCATTTAGAGTGAGCTTGTTCTAGAAGGCGAACTGATTTACGAATTCCGGTTGCCACAGAACTtacttattttcatcttttttgccTTGTTTCTCTGTATAAAAGCTTTATATTGGTGTGCTCTTACTTTCACCAGGAGATCAGGGCAATTCAGCAGATCCCTTAACAGTTTGTAATTTGCAGCTGTTGAATCCATATAAAAATTTGTCTTAACTCAGGGTGCTTTTGTAACACACTTATTACAGTCCTTGAAGAGGAATAGGATATATCACTGTGCAGTCCAGCTATCTTTGTTGTTGATTTGTTCATTCTTTCATGTCCGGACTTGGAATTCCTTCAGGAAATGTTAGAAGGTAGTATTTTTAGTTTTGGAACTGTACTGTGTGTAACTGAGatccttttttcttcatgaatagAATTCCTCCCTGTAAAGGTGTAAACGAGGAAACGCAGAAGGCTCTGGACCGATCTCTTCTTGATTGCACTTTCCGATTACAAGGTAGAAATAATCGCACGTGGGTGGCTGAGCTGGTATTTGCAAACTGTCCACTTAATAGCACTTCATCCAGGGAGCAAGGTAAGTTTTATTTAGGAAGACTGgtaaattttgtttctttgtggtttacATTGTCTGTTCCAGTAGTTCTAATGTTTTGGTGTTACTGGACAACTGTCTGCTCTCAAGATTTCTAATAAACCACAGTGCACCTGAATCAAAATTTTGACTGCTGAGTTGATGcacttttattatttaaatatgctTCCTGGGCACTTGCCACAGTTCACTCTCAGTCTGTAAACCACAGTTTAGGAACCACTAGTTTAATCAGTATTTACCATCTCGTAACACTGCAGGACCAACCCGTCATGTTTACCTGACGTATGAAAACCAGTTATCTGAACCAGTTGGAGGTCGCAAAGTTGTGGAGATGTTCCTTAATGACTGGAACAGTATTGCTCGGCTGTATGAATGTGTCCTGGAGTTTGCACGATCCTTACCAGGTGCAGAAATCAtctccttttcattaaaatgttgtgTTTACAGATTACAATGGTTTTCTCACTCtaactctttttcctcctctcttcaaAGACATACCCAACCATTTAAACATTTTCTCAGAAGTTCGTATCTACAATTACCGAAAACTTATCCTTTGTTATGGAACTACCAAGGGGAGCTCAGTAAGTAACTCCTAAGTGCACTTAAAATGTATGTTTGAAAACAGAATGGAGTAGGCCTAGAGTTCTCAGAATTGTGCTACAAAATAGTTCCTTGTATTGCATTATTGTGGAATTAATATTGATGAAtgtagaaaagacagaaatagagggTGCCAGATTGCTAATTTGCTAGGTTACTAGATGTTCAGAATTTTTGAGAATCTGTGTAAGATGCTTCAAATTGTGGGAAGGACAGTTGTGTGGTCCTGATTGATAAAAGCTGGCGTGGCAGCCTTTGTCTGACAAACTTATGGTAAGTGTTGCTACTGGTCACTGCTGTATACGGGGGTATATGGATATATGTAAGCTGCGTGCTTAATGCTGCCTTAGAAGAAAGGACTCTAACAAAGTTTTAAATGTAGTATTGCGCTTTCAGATGAGGTGGTCTTTAATTATTTTGTAGCAGTGCTGTTCCCCTGTTACGAACTCTAGCTCGCTCTTTAGTATTTGAATTTACAGCTTATTAATTACTTTGATAACTGTGTACTTGCTCACACCCTTGCATTAAATGCAAGGTAGAGGAGGAAGTAAGTGCACATTTATTACAGACTAAGAATGTATTTTTGCATGCAACCAGTGCAAAGTGGCTGATGAGGTTGAAATTTGCTTTCTGGAAGGTTTTGGTGTTCATATTCTAAGACGAATTTCTAAGTGTATTTGTGCATTTTATTGGGACAGTTAATAAGTAGCAAGTGGATTTTGCATGTCACTTCCTTACATATTAGCGTGTCGAGTTCTCGGTTTTGTGTGATATGACTGAGAAAACCAATCCACCTCCAGCAACTCATTAATCAGTTCTCTGCAGCGTGAATCTCTCAAGTTTAATTTTCTCTATCTCACCTTTGGCAGAAAAGGCTTTTGTTCTTTCTGATTGACTTGCTAAAGTAATTCCCTGGTTTTGTGGTTGCCAACAATCCAGCTAGCTAAATGGATGTTAAAGCTAACAGCACTTTTTTTCAGAACCTCAACAACTTTTGAGGAAGGTGAGTTAGGAATCTGTTGAGGTTTGATGAAAAATGACAGCAGACCAGCCTTCTTGTTATAACCTCCTAGTTGTTCTAGTTTCCAAGACCATTTTATGTTCTTGACATTGCAGATCAGCATTCAGTGGAACTCCATACTGCAGAAGTTCCACATTTCACTGGGAACTGTTGGCCCGAACTCAGGTTGCAGTAATTGTCACAACACAATTCTGCACCAGCTCCAGGAGATGTTTAATAAAACACCAAATGTGGTGCAGTTGTTACAggtaatgttttaaaaacttccCTCAAGAACAGTGCAAGATAATTAAAGCTGAATTCTGATTAAACTGTTCTCTTCAAAATTACATGTGTGTGTTATGATTGTTTATGGATCTCATTGGCAGAAGGTGGCTTGGGGAAGATTGTATCCCCCCTATGCCCCATTTTCCCTGACTTTTACTTAAAGATAAGCTACCTGATCTCTCAATATCTGCTCTCTCTCAGGTTTTGTTTGATACTCAGGCTCCATTAAATGCCATCAACAAACTTCCAACTGTGCCCATGCTGGGTCTGACTCAACGCACCAACACTGCCTATCAGTGTTTCTCAATTCTGCCACAGTCACCCACGCATATCAGGCTGGCTTTTAGGAATATGTACTGCATTGACATCTATTGCCGGAGTCGTGGTGTTGTAGCAATACGTGATGGGGCGTACAGTCTCTTTGACAACAGCAAAATAGTTGAAGGTTTTTACCCTGCGCCTGGATTAAAGGTgattgtttctgtgttttctggcATGTTGTAAAGTGAGCTTCTAACTGGAAGTATGGATCTGATGTGGAGAGTTTTGTGAAACTTTTTTTGTGAAGAGCTGCAATCCTTCCAAAATTCTGAGCACAGAAGGAGTTTTCTGATTTATAAGTATATTTGTTAATTAGTTTGAATTAAAacttttcctttaagaaaactAGCATCaagtgtcagggttttttttttttcttatctatgCAATAATTTAAGGTAGAGGCTACTTCAAGCAACCTGTTGTTAAAACTTGCTGAAGCTTTGTGGCCCAGCTAGATGTATTCTCCGGGATTAACAACAAGTGCTCCTCACAAACTATGTTGTGTGGCAGGGCAGTGCTCATATGTTGCAGATGAGGAAACGCTCCATGTCAGATGATTCTAGACAGaaacttctcttttaaaatggtttCCATCGTTGTGTGGCAGGAGCTTGTGGCTTTGCTTCTGAATACAGTGCTGGTTTGctctttctgaaaaatgaatctGTGCACACTCTGACAGAATAGCTTAGCTGAGGGCAGCTTGTACCAGTGCCAGTTATACTGAAATATTGGAAAGTGGCACCCATTGTGAAACAGGAGAGTTTGCAGATTTTTTCTTCTGACGGTTGCAACAGAACACTGATTTCTCTGGTACTGCATCTAGCTGATCCTAAACATCTACCTCTTTCACGAATTCTTCGTGGAAGGCTaatgggaagaggaaggggatTGTAGATACCAGTGGAAAAGTATAAGAGAATGAAATTGGGGAAGTAGAGGAGGAAGTAATTCAAGAGGGTTGGCAAATTCCTCTGGGTACAAGAGAATGCTATGGAGGAGGTGACCTGGGTGTTCTTGCCCAAACAGGACAGTTGTAGGTGTGGTACAACAGCCCAGTAGGTTCTGGATGCTGATGAGTTGTTCTGGAACAGCTATTTCCGGGTGTacacttttccttatttttaagcaaaaaagaaaaatgttggtaTTTCAATTAACTAGCGATATTTCATGTTAATGAGCAAGGTTTCTTGTTGGATGGCGATGCAAGatcccttttttaaaagaaaaaggaaattaagcttAAATACCCACTGAGAAGCTCTGTTTATGAATTGATATATTTTGCAAACTATTCATACTGTATATAATGAATGCTCACTAGTAGTTAGTTCTAGAGACCTGTCTGTTTCTTATGTGCTGTAGCTGATAAAAGATAGCATTAAAGCTCAGCAAATACTGTACTCATTTATGTAATAAAATTTAAATGGGGAAACTGCtaacaaaactgatttttccatAGACGTTCCTGAACATGTTTGTTGACAGCAATCAGGATGCACGAAGACGATCTGTAAATGAAGACGATAACCCACCTTCTCCTATTGGAGGAGACATGATGGATTCTTTGATATCACAGCTTCAACCCCAGCAGCCACCACAGCAACCACAACAACAGGTACCCTCCAggcaaaataagaaatgtttattGTCTTCCACAACTGTAGGTTTTCAAGAACTTAGGTTCTAAAAGGATTAGCagtaaaaaatggaaaaggagactATAAAACTGCTCTGCTGTGGAATTCCCCTTGGGgcaaaatgtattaatttattttgccgTTTCTCATTCCAGTGTAAACAGCCCATAGCATATGAACAGCAGCTTTGGAAGGTCACATGAGACTTGCTGCCTTAGAAGTGAAGGACTGAGGGAGGGAAAGCGACTGTTTAAGATAAAAGATGGGAAGGAGGGTCAGGAGGCTTCTCTGTTATAGGGTGGCAGATAAAAAGGAATGAGGTGCAGAGGTATTATGTCTTgaggaaaaactgcaaaaagtCCCTGAAAAAAAATAGTGTGCCCTGAACAAGGTGATGAAAAGAATCAAATAACTATGTGGACCTGTCACATTTCATAGGTGGGGACTAAACTCTTATTAGTATTCTCCTTTAGCACTTAACTTTAGTTTTAGTACAGAATGATCAAAGATTTTCGTTGTCCTGTGTTGACAATTTCAGCCATTTGCAAAACAGGCAGGAGCATCGGGAGCATATCCTCTTACTTCACCACCGACCTCCTATCACAACACAGTGACGCCATCTCCATCGATGATGCACACACAGTCACCAGGTAAGATGACTGAGAGTTTGTGTGGTAATTATGTGCTGGAAATACATATGCAgctctttttgtgtgtgcatgctttTTCTATTATTTGAGCTGTGTTTAGCTCCAAGTTAGCCAAGAGAATGCACCTTATATTGTggaaaaatagcaaagcaaagTCCTGCCATGCATGTTTTGGAAAGTACATTTTGAAGCTAAAAAAACCATTCTGTGAAACTGTCATCTTTAGCTACGTAATATTTGGGACTGTTTCATTCTTATGGCTTACAACTTGCTCAGATCAAAACCTGTTAATTTTAAATACctgctttttcagaaaagcttttcatcaccaaagctctgctttctgctcctGGCTGTTGTAGCGcaacagctgaaaatatttaaatttggggaagggctgggcaggggggaaaTGCCATTCTTCAAGCCAAATATCTTGGAAAATTTCGTTTATATGGTGAATCAATCTGGAAAATATAATGCTCATGCATGTACAAAATACAGCCTTTCAGTGCAAAAACAAATTCTCATGAATCTTGTTTGCTGTCTTCCTAAAAAGGAGGTAGCTGTAGCAGTTGATAGAAAAAATTATAACAGAAAATGGGAAATGTGTATGTTGAGTGACGTGATTGTCTTTGATTAGGAAATTTGCATGCTGCAAGCTCACCTAGCGGAGCTTTAAGAGCACCGTCACCAGCATCCTTTGGTCCAactccttcaccttcctctcTTGGAATCACAATGGGACAAACAGCTAACTTTGCCAGCCCACATGGTGAGTTCTTTACTGGCaggcgtgtgtatatatatatatattgacaGGGAGAGCACATTTGCTTCTTGAAATTAAGTCTTCCAGAGCAGACTTAAGttaattcagaaaaatctgtgttttgtaaTTGGCTTAAGTAGCTGTTTTCAAACATGTGGTGTAACTTTTAACAGTAGAAAAGAAGCTGCATGGCACGTTGAGGTGTTCCTAACGTTTTAAAAATTGACTATCAGTCACTCTTACCTGCTTACTAATGTGGAGAAATTCCATGTGGTCTTGTAGCAGAACAATGGCTGCAGCTTTTAATGAGCATTGTCTCTTGTTAGATTAGTTAATGTATTTTCACTGCTTGcgtttcctggaaaaaaaagtggaacagGTTAGAAATTCAAATACTTGCAATTTGAAAACATTGTCAGAGTCTTGCTGGTTTGACATACATATATGCAAGCAACATGCCTTTTGGTTGTTTCCTTTATGAAGTTTTTTTGGGAAAGCTGCCAAAACAACAGTTTGTTGTAATCACAGTGCACTGGAAACCACTCCATAGATCACAATAAATGAACAGTTCAGATTGTAATTTTAGCACACCAATTTAACTGTCAAGATGAACAAAGTGAGATAGATATACAACAGACTGTTTAAGAAGCTTGTTCTGATCAGTCTTTATAGCAGAGTACAAAACCAAAGATACTTTTGCAGAGGTAACTGCAAGATACTGAAAGATAAGGAACAGTCTAGCTGAGGCTCTCATTTGTTAAGGCGCAGTAGAAGTTGAGGTCTATAGGCAAAGAGCTCTTTTTAGTTTAGACCCTGTTACGTGTTGAACATGACGATTTGCCTTaatactcagttttattttactttttaaaaaatacaaccaGAAAACCCTTGAATctgtatcttgattttttttttttttttttaaaaaaccccccTCATTATGTTTTTTTTATACGGTTATAAAATGTAGTCTAAAAGCTTGCAGGCACTTTCATGCTTTACAGATTTTGGTAAGCCTTTTTTTAGGTTTCTATATTAGAAAACCTtgtacttcttaaaaaaaatgacaacagtCTTGTAACATCCGTAGGTACCATAGACCCAAGCTCACCATACACCATGATGTCACCCAGTCAGCGTGCAGGGAACTGGCCAGGATCTCCCCAGGTCTCTGGTCCATCACCAGCAGCACGAATGCCTGGAATGTCACCAGCCAACCCTTCCCTTCATTCACCTGTCCCAGATGCCTCTCATTCCCCACGAGCTGGAACAAGTAGGTTTCTTTATCAGTGTTATGACTGTGAAACACTCATGTCTAACATTTCTAGTTCTGTTCTTTTTGGCAGTTTTGTGTGTCAGCCTAACAGTCCTTGTGCAGTAAAATAGCTAAGGAAATGAAGCCTTTATTCTGTCCTTGTTCTTCTGTAACAAACTGGAAAATGAGTTAAATCATACAGCATAAACTTCAGCAGGATTGATACCTCTTGTTGCACTGCAGAAATTAGTCTTAAACTATTGAGCTCTGTGACTGAGAAAAAATTCTTCAGAATGAAAGCAATGATAGGCGTATTTGCCTACCCAAATACTAACTTTTCACATTATAGAGCTGTAATGCTGCTCTTGCATGACTGATTTAGCCATCTTTACATCTCAACGAGTTTGTTGTACAAGCCTTTCTACTGGCAcgctgcagaaagaggaaaagggagtACGATTTTAATGTTACTGAGACTCCTTGCACGGGTGGAGGGTCAAAACTCCAATTCTTTGATTTTGTCTATCTGTTGGTTATCACTAGGCAGCCAAATTCTTAAATAAGAAGGATTAAGCTTTGGCCCAGAGAACTCTTTGCTTGCATAGTGACAACGAATAAAGTGAACACATATCTTATGTTTCAGCTTAAATCCCTCCTTACTGCAAGTACTTTTTCCGTATCAATAGGTTCCCAAGCAATGCCGACTAGCATGCCTCCACCTCGTAAACTACCTCAGCGCTCTTGGGCTGCATCCATACCTACAATCCTCACCCACAGTGCCTTGAATATTCTGCTATTGCCCTCTCCTACACCTGGACTTATGCCGGGACTAGCTGGCAGCTATCTTTGCTCCCCTCTTGAGCGATTTCTTGGATCAGTTATTATGAGAAGGCATCTTCAGAGGATCATACAACAGGAAACGGTATGGTTTAGGTTGTTTTAACATTGACCTGCAAGTATGACTTCACAACTGTTCTTTTTCATGCTTCCGTACTCCATGCCTTTCAAatcaggcacaaactgaaataattcAAATATAGTGAGTATTTAGTGTTGGACTTGTGCTGTACTTCTGAATCTTGCCATCTGAAGTGTcaaaatttagaaaaaacatttagTTCTGCTTCTTTTCCACACAAATTAGAAGTGGAAAGCCTGTTTGGTCAGATGAAGTTTGATAACGCATACGATAGCAGGACTATGACCAGCTTTTCAAACGCCATGGCTTCTGTGAGTTTAGCATGCCCATTGGGAGTTGACTAGAACAGCCACAGGGTTACTGTGGATGCCGCTACTTGGCAGGAGTGCCCAAGAAATTAGTTACTAGTTAACAGTAACTGAATACTCCGTCATGAATGTTGCTTTAGGGTTTGGGACAGACAATGTGCACCTCTTCACTTCTTTGGCATTGAttcagtgacagagaaggaaGCCAAATCTTGCATAAGCTTCATTCTCAAGGCAATTTTACCTGTATACATATATCATGTGTTTCTTTCTGGAAAGAGGGCAGATCGATCACTACAGTCTTGGGAGtgaatgcgtgtgtgtgtgttcatgctATTTAACGAATGACTGATTGAATGTGatacttctttttatgcagctaCAGTTAATAAACTCCAATGAACCAGGTGTAATTATGTTTAAGACGGAGGCACTGAAGtgcagggttgctctcaatcccAAAACCAACCAGACCTTGCAACTGAAAGTAACACCTGAAAATACAGGACAGTGGAAATCGGAGGAGTTACAAGTTTTGGAGAAGTTCTTTGAAACACGGGTATGTACTCAAATCATTAATGTTTAAATTTTTGTGCATTGCTTTTAATCTCTGGTGGTGTTTTGAGTGGTACTGCTGAATTTCATTGGCATGTGTAAGGGCTGCAAAATTAACAGCTGTGCATGCTGGTTACCGTATTAAATGATATAGCTATTATCTAAATAGGCAGTACTAAATAGTGTCTTTCTTTAGGTTGCAGGACCACCTTTTAAAGCGAACACCCTAATAGCCTTCACAAAATTACTAGGGGCTCCAACGCATATCCTCAGGGACTGCGTACACATCATGAAACTTGAGCTGGTAAGTTAACCATTCTATTTAGTTCACCCAATTTtggttattatattttaaaaaaaagatgctgtatCTTTATCTATAAAGACATAAATTACTCTAAATTTATATATATGTCATTTAGTGTTAATAAAGAAGTTTTCATTTTACTACTAGCTCTCCTGGAAACTCCCAAAATTTCTCCTTTAAACTGATGATTTTGAGAAACTGCAGGCACATTACCGCACAATAGGCACATGCATAGGCTGGCTGGAAAATTTCTGATTGTATTCTTGTTCACCCTACGCTCAATTTTTTCAGAGTTATTCTGACTTATGCTAAACCTGGCAGCATCTGCAAGTGTAGCTAGAGAGGCTTCCCTAGTTTATAGCCATGTATGTCACTGACGTGAGAccttttgctgttctttctctgtgctgctctttctAAACAGTTCCCTGATCAGGCAAGTCAGCTGAAATGGAATGTGCAGTTTTGTTTAACAATTCCTCCCAGTGCACCGCCAATTGCGCCTCCAGGAACACCTGCTGTTGTGCTGAAATCCAAAATGTTGTTTTTTGTAAGTAGAGctatctgttttaaaattttgtgggCTACATGTCTTTGAAATCATCACAGGTTAGTAGCAAAACATAAGCATGCTATGTCTGACAACTGTAATAGCTAAAAATGTTCTGCTGTTTGGAAGCCTAGATTTGCGTGCATCTCTTTTGTAATGGGTTCAGTTAGTATTCCTATTCTCCCTCCTATAAAAGCACAGCAACTCTTCATGTTTTGTGTTCTTGGAGAGATATTTACGACATACAAAGTTCAGTTCCCTCTGGGCTGCACGTATCTTCGAATGCTCAACTTCTGCATGTTTTGCTCTTCTTTGAGGCACTAACCACCTGGATTAAGTGATATACATATTAGTGGTGCTGGGAAAGGATGGCAGGAATGAGATGTTTAGAACAAATCTGTATTAGTCTCTGAGGCAATGCTCACTATAGGGtgcttttgagaagaaaatagTCTGCACCTGATTGATAACTTCTCTGTTACAGAATTGATGTCTGAAAACTGAGGGGACGGAAGTGCATGCTGTCTGTAGGCCTAGCGTGTTTAACTGTATCGGAAGTTGCACTGAAGTACACGGTCATTCAATTTAACacactttttgtgtttttttcccgcAGCTCCAGCTAACACAGAAAACAACAGTCCCACAGGAAGCTGTTAGTATTATTGTCCCAATTATTTATGATATGGCTTCGGGTACAACGCAACAGGCTGACATTCCCAGGCAGCAGAACTCTTCTGTTGCTGCTCCACTGATGGTTAGCAATATTCTAAAGAGGTTTGCTGAACTGAATTCACCACGATCAGGTACTGTACATGTCCAGTAGATATATTCTCTTCACCCAGACATCTGTGACAAATCTCCAGTGTAAAACTAAACCTCTCTTAAGTCTGAATTCTTCTTGGTTTCTATCATACTTCTTTAGTGATTACAAACTCCTGACGTGACAGGCAATACATGATAGCAAGTACtggcaacacagcagaaggttACACTGATGATTCAGGCTGGATTTTGCTGTTCTGCCCAAGTGATAGAATGCACCTCTTGTTGGCCCAACTCTTGCTGCACAGTAGGAGTCATACTTTTTAACAAATGGGCCCAGAATGAGTCACAAGAAATATGCTATGGTCAAGTGTCAGTTTTCATGGTTAATTATGAAGTTATTGAGATTAACAGTAGAATATAAAGGGATGTTAAAATAGTTATCAGAACTTGTCCACGTGCTGTGaatgattaaaaagtaatttgagtGATTGTATGCTCCTTTGTCAGTGTGTACACTAACAGGGGTGCATACAGTTCTGTCCACCAAACGTGCTGTGAAGTGTTTGAGCTAAATAGGTTGTTCTGAATGTTCATTGGCCCGTAGGTAGTGCACTGTGAGCAACGTTGTGCTTTGCTTTCCCTCTTGTTTGtcgtgctttttatttttttttaatatccgaAACATTGAACAACAGTAGCAGGTTCTTTGGGCAGCATGTTGTCTGTAAGCAGTGGTTTGGGGTCCTAGTACACAGATGGCTCATAAGAACAATAACTTTCAGTTCTGCTGTAGTTACATGCTGAAGAACAAAGCCTTTTTCCAATAACCCAGTGAATAGATTGAAGTTGTGAATCCAGCGGTTGAATTCTACTTCTATTCTGTATAATTATTCATCTCGTTGTTATGCGGTAATTTTAACTATGCTTGATGGTTTATTTCAATTGCTAGAACATGAGCAATGTTTATCTTAAATTGGTGTGGATGTgcatacatttctgaaaattgtGATGAGATTTAAATTAACATGCATTTTCTGTTTAACATACAGTAATAGTGTAGGTAAATAGGAAAGAGAATAGCCTTGAGGGCGTGTGGGGTTACCTGTAAGAGTTCTGTATGTGGTACAGAACTGTTGTTTGTATAGCACTTTTATTTCAAGATACATTAACTAAACTTCAGACGTTTCTTTTGGAAGGTGCTTCCCCACTGAGTTCCCCCAGTGTGGGGAAGAGTAGAtacttgttttgctgtttgtcaTTGCACTAAGTTGTGTTTTAAGGTAAACCCTCCACAAAATACCGCAGCGTAGGGAGTAATTGTCAAAGCAGCTCCTGCGTATCCCAGGTGAGATGTCTTCTGATGATCATTAGATAGATCAGGATAGACAATTTTTGTTTGTCACACAAGTTTTGAAGTAGTTTGGGAATGCGGTACAGGGAGCAGACGG
This genomic interval from Calonectris borealis chromosome 1, bCalBor7.hap1.2, whole genome shotgun sequence contains the following:
- the MED14 gene encoding mediator of RNA polymerase II transcription subunit 14 isoform X3; this encodes MAPVQLESNQLVPAGGGPASAPAPPAPGAVTAAASPGYRLSTLIDFLLHRTYAELTVLADLLPRKTDMERKIEIVQFASRTRQLFVRLLALVKWANNAGKVEKCAMISSFLDQQAILFVDTADRLASLARDALVHARLPSFAIPYAIDVLTTGSYPRLPTCIRDKIIPPDPITKSEKQTTLHQLNQILRHRLVTTDLPPQLANLTVANGRVKFRVEGEFEATLTVMGDDPDIPWRLLKLEILVEDKETGDGRALVHSMQINFIHQLVQSRLFADEKPLQDMYSCLHSFCLALQLEVLHSQTLMLIRERWGDLVQVERYHAGKCLSLSVWNQQVLGRKTGTASVHKVTIKIDETDVSKPLQISHEPPLPACDSKLMERAMKIDHLSIEKLLIDSVHARSHQKLQELKAILKSYNVNDNSFIETALPTLVIPILEPCGRSECLHVFVDLHSGMFQLMLYGVDQLTLDDIEKSVNDDMKRIIPWLQQLKFWLGQQRCKQSIKHLPTVSSETLQLANYASHPVGNLSKHKLFIKLTRLPQYYIVVEMFDVPGNPTELEYKYHFLSVSYAEGDDSPATALLLQQFKPNIEELVLDTKSGKQMKSGVKRKLSNMDIPHQGVQVEGDGFSHAIRLLKIPPCKGVNEETQKALDRSLLDCTFRLQGRNNRTWVAELVFANCPLNSTSSREQGPTRHVYLTYENQLSEPVGGRKVVEMFLNDWNSIARLYECVLEFARSLPDIPNHLNIFSEVRIYNYRKLILCYGTTKGSSISIQWNSILQKFHISLGTVGPNSGCSNCHNTILHQLQEMFNKTPNVVQLLQVLFDTQAPLNAINKLPTVPMLGLTQRTNTAYQCFSILPQSPTHIRLAFRNMYCIDIYCRSRGVVAIRDGAYSLFDNSKIVEGFYPAPGLKTFLNMFVDSNQDARRRSVNEDDNPPSPIGGDMMDSLISQLQPQQPPQQPQQQPFAKQAGASGAYPLTSPPTSYHNTVTPSPSMMHTQSPGNLHAASSPSGALRAPSPASFGPTPSPSSLGITMGQTANFASPHGTIDPSSPYTMMSPSQRAGNWPGSPQVSGPSPAARMPGMSPANPSLHSPVPDASHSPRAGTSSQAMPTSMPPPRKLPQRSWAASIPTILTHSALNILLLPSPTPGLMPGLAGSYLCSPLERFLGSVIMRRHLQRIIQQETLQLINSNEPGVIMFKTEALKCRVALNPKTNQTLQLKVTPENTGQWKSEELQVLEKFFETRVAGPPFKANTLIAFTKLLGAPTHILRDCVHIMKLELFPDQASQLKWNVQFCLTIPPSAPPIAPPGTPAVVLKSKMLFFLQLTQKTTVPQEAVSIIVPIIYDMASGTTQQADIPRQQNSSVAAPLMVSNILKRFAELNSPRSGECTIFAAVRDLMVNLTLPPGGRP